One Pseudomonas fluorescens genomic region harbors:
- a CDS encoding M3 family metallopeptidase translates to MPDSNPLLQNWDLPPWSSVRAEHLVPAITSILASNRQVISDIVVSQAETPNWDDLVLAVDEIDARLADAISIIDVLTVVKNHDNDWQSAVTACSTSVEEYRAWKMAHRELFNAYQNLEQSSIARSFDAPRQAALAKILREFQLSGIELPVEGQQELTELNGRIRQLEEQFLNNLENDSARWHKPIDDITLLGGLPAALQQRFAQLAEAAGHGGWLIPLDLNTHQQIMMYAHNRALREEHFLAYFTRASDQGPHSGQYNNAPVLETLLALRHRKARLLGFANFAELIQASVSDGSTAQVKAFIEQHIAASKPARISDTDAVKAFAVERGILEVQGWDQEYLVEQLREHHFGDALKELRSYLPLDGTLRRLCLFSERMFGVEIVELREFERWHEHLRLFEVRENGQTLGYLYLDPFKVNKSLDFASTFTLRNRRITAEGRPVLPIALMSCNFTLPAEDQPCLLEHLDLRVLFHEFGHCLQHILTRSPHHVLSGITQLPRPTAEFAGQLFEGWCQSREFLLWLGAHHATGERLSETRVDAVLAALQTQASRQTAIQLTLALLDFELHATHGDGRNVEQVFQDVQKEIPQLKLPGTARLANGFDYVVTGYEAMVYAYLWSGVLATEVFKRFEQDWVFNPKTGREFREIFFSPGDAQSLLSKVQAFLGHPADALFARPTPTETNRSVEID, encoded by the coding sequence ATGCCTGATTCAAATCCTTTATTGCAAAACTGGGACTTGCCGCCCTGGTCCTCCGTGCGCGCCGAACATCTGGTGCCCGCGATCACTTCCATTCTTGCCAGCAACCGGCAAGTCATCAGCGACATTGTCGTCAGTCAGGCCGAGACCCCCAACTGGGATGATCTGGTGCTGGCGGTCGATGAAATCGATGCGCGCCTCGCGGACGCTATCTCAATCATTGATGTGCTAACGGTGGTCAAAAACCATGACAACGACTGGCAGAGTGCTGTCACGGCGTGCAGTACATCGGTCGAGGAATACCGGGCATGGAAGATGGCGCACCGGGAGTTGTTCAATGCCTATCAGAACCTCGAACAGAGTTCGATCGCTCGCAGCTTCGATGCACCTCGCCAAGCAGCACTGGCAAAAATCCTCCGAGAGTTTCAACTTTCCGGGATTGAACTGCCCGTTGAGGGCCAACAGGAACTGACCGAATTGAATGGTCGGATCAGACAGCTGGAAGAACAATTCCTGAACAACCTGGAAAACGACAGCGCCAGATGGCACAAACCCATCGATGACATCACCCTGCTGGGAGGTCTGCCCGCGGCGCTGCAACAGCGTTTCGCGCAGTTGGCCGAAGCGGCCGGTCATGGCGGCTGGTTGATCCCGCTGGACCTCAATACTCACCAGCAGATCATGATGTACGCGCATAACCGCGCATTGCGCGAAGAACACTTCCTCGCGTACTTCACTCGCGCCTCCGATCAAGGCCCACATTCCGGTCAATACAACAACGCTCCGGTGCTGGAAACTCTGCTGGCACTGCGTCACCGCAAAGCCCGATTACTGGGCTTCGCCAACTTTGCCGAACTGATTCAAGCCTCGGTGTCCGATGGATCGACTGCGCAGGTCAAAGCGTTTATCGAGCAGCACATTGCGGCGAGCAAACCGGCGCGAATCAGCGACACCGACGCGGTCAAAGCTTTCGCCGTTGAACGTGGCATCCTCGAGGTGCAGGGCTGGGATCAGGAATACCTCGTCGAGCAGCTACGCGAGCACCATTTCGGTGACGCTCTGAAGGAGCTGCGCAGCTACTTGCCACTTGATGGCACCCTGCGCCGACTTTGCCTGTTCAGCGAACGCATGTTTGGCGTGGAAATCGTCGAATTGCGTGAGTTCGAGCGCTGGCACGAGCACTTGCGCCTATTCGAAGTCAGGGAAAACGGGCAAACGCTTGGTTATCTCTACCTTGACCCGTTCAAGGTCAACAAATCTCTGGATTTCGCCAGCACGTTTACGCTGCGCAATCGCCGGATCACCGCCGAAGGACGGCCGGTACTGCCGATCGCTCTGATGTCGTGCAATTTCACACTGCCGGCGGAAGATCAGCCGTGCCTGCTCGAACACCTGGATCTGCGGGTGTTGTTCCATGAGTTCGGCCATTGCCTGCAACACATCCTCACCCGCTCACCGCATCACGTCCTCTCCGGCATCACCCAACTACCGCGCCCGACGGCAGAATTCGCCGGTCAGCTGTTCGAGGGGTGGTGTCAATCCAGAGAATTTCTGCTGTGGCTGGGCGCCCATCATGCAACTGGCGAGCGATTGAGCGAGACACGGGTTGACGCCGTATTGGCAGCCCTGCAAACCCAGGCGAGCCGGCAAACCGCGATCCAATTGACGCTGGCCTTGCTGGATTTCGAATTGCACGCAACCCACGGTGATGGGCGGAATGTCGAGCAGGTGTTTCAAGACGTGCAGAAAGAAATTCCGCAGTTGAAATTGCCGGGCACCGCTCGGCTCGCCAACGGTTTTGATTACGTGGTGACCGGCTATGAGGCCATGGTGTACGCCTATCTGTGGTCCGGCGTGCTGGCGACCGAGGTGTTCAAACGGTTTGAGCAGGATTGGGTGTTTAACCCGAAAACCGGCCGGGAGTTTCGGGAGATCTTCTTTTCGCCGGGGGACGCGCAATCGCTGCTGAGCAAAGTGCAGGCCTTTCTCGGGCATCCGGCCGATGCGCTTTTCGCTCGGCCTACGCCCACCGAAACCAACCGATCAGTTGAGATTGACTGA
- a CDS encoding YheV family putative zinc ribbon protein, with protein sequence MSDGPVITKKRFIAGAVCPACSEPDKLMMWSEDDVPHRECVACGYADTLNAQGLSVPKELGTRVNTSALDKPAPDKNVQAVQFFPNPKLKKKPDESH encoded by the coding sequence ATGAGTGACGGGCCAGTAATCACCAAGAAGCGCTTTATCGCCGGGGCGGTCTGCCCGGCGTGCAGCGAGCCGGACAAATTGATGATGTGGAGCGAAGACGATGTTCCGCACCGTGAATGTGTCGCGTGCGGTTACGCCGACACGCTGAACGCACAAGGCTTGTCCGTGCCGAAAGAACTGGGCACGCGGGTGAATACCAGCGCGCTCGACAAACCGGCCCCGGACAAGAACGTCCAGGCGGTGCAGTTCTTCCCGAACCCGAAGCTGAAGAAAAAGCCCGACGAGTCACACTGA
- the prlC gene encoding oligopeptidase A — MSVNNPLLQSYDLPPFSTIRAEHVLPAIESILADNRAAIAEILKTQGQNPTWAGLVLAMDELNDRLGAAWSPVSHLNAVCNSAELREAYESCLPALSAYSTEMGQNRELFQAYEALANSPEAANFDVAQKTILEHALRDFRLSGIDLPEAEQKRYAEVQSKLSELGSRFSNQLLDATQAWTKHVTDETALAGLTDSAKAQMAAAAQAKGLDGWLITLEFPSYYAVMTYAQDRALREEVYAAYCTRASDQGPNAGQNDNGPVMEEILDLRQELAKLLGFASFSELSLATKMAESSDQVLSFLRDLAKRSKPFAAQDLQQLRAYAAEQGCADLQSWDSGFYGEKLREQRYSVAQETLRAYFPIDKVLSGLFAIVQRLYGIEIAEQKGFDTWHPDVRLFEIKENGQHVGRFFFDLYARANKRGGAWMDGARDRRRTIDGVLQSPVANLVCNFTPADSGKPALLTHDEVTTLFHEFGHGLHHLLTRVEHAGVSGINGVAWDAVELPSQFMENWCWEPEGLALISGHYETGEPLPQDLLEKMLAAKNFQSGLMMVRQLEFSLFDFELHATHGDGRSVAQVLEGVRDEVSVMRPPAYNRFPNSFAHIFAGGYAAGYYSYKWAEVLSADAFSKFEEDGVLNAETGRAFREAILARGGSQAPMVLFVDFRGREPSIDALLRHSGLSEDAAA; from the coding sequence GTGAGCGTGAACAACCCTCTTCTGCAGTCCTACGATCTGCCTCCGTTCTCCACGATCCGTGCCGAACACGTCCTGCCCGCCATCGAAAGCATTCTCGCGGACAACCGCGCGGCCATCGCCGAGATTCTCAAAACCCAAGGTCAGAACCCAACCTGGGCTGGCCTGGTGTTGGCGATGGACGAACTCAATGACCGCCTCGGCGCCGCATGGAGCCCGGTCAGCCATCTTAACGCCGTGTGCAACAGTGCCGAACTGCGCGAAGCTTACGAGTCATGCCTGCCGGCGTTGAGCGCCTATTCCACCGAGATGGGCCAGAACCGCGAATTGTTCCAGGCTTATGAAGCGCTGGCCAACAGCCCGGAAGCGGCGAATTTCGATGTGGCGCAAAAGACTATTCTGGAACATGCCCTGCGCGACTTCCGTTTGTCGGGTATCGACCTGCCGGAAGCCGAACAGAAGCGCTACGCCGAGGTGCAAAGCAAGCTGTCCGAGCTGGGCAGCCGCTTCTCCAACCAACTGCTTGACGCGACCCAGGCCTGGACCAAGCACGTTACCGACGAAACCGCCCTCGCCGGCCTGACCGATTCGGCCAAGGCGCAGATGGCTGCTGCCGCGCAGGCCAAAGGCCTCGATGGCTGGCTGATCACCCTGGAATTCCCAAGCTATTACGCGGTGATGACTTACGCGCAAGACCGAGCGCTGCGTGAAGAAGTCTATGCCGCCTACTGCACCCGCGCCTCCGATCAAGGCCCGAACGCCGGCCAGAACGACAATGGCCCGGTGATGGAAGAAATCCTCGACCTGCGCCAGGAATTGGCAAAACTGTTGGGCTTCGCCAGTTTCTCCGAGCTGAGCCTGGCGACCAAAATGGCCGAATCCAGCGATCAGGTATTGAGCTTTCTGCGCGATCTGGCCAAGCGCAGCAAACCGTTCGCTGCCCAGGATCTGCAACAGTTGCGCGCTTACGCCGCCGAACAAGGCTGCGCCGACCTGCAGAGCTGGGACAGTGGTTTCTATGGTGAAAAACTCCGCGAGCAGCGCTACAGCGTCGCCCAGGAAACCCTGCGTGCCTACTTCCCGATCGACAAAGTCCTGAGCGGTCTGTTCGCCATCGTCCAGCGCCTGTACGGCATCGAGATTGCCGAGCAGAAAGGTTTCGACACCTGGCACCCGGACGTGCGCCTGTTCGAAATCAAGGAAAACGGCCAGCACGTCGGTCGTTTCTTCTTCGACCTTTATGCTCGCGCCAACAAGCGTGGCGGTGCATGGATGGACGGCGCCCGTGACCGTCGCCGCACCATCGACGGCGTGCTGCAGAGCCCCGTGGCCAATCTGGTGTGCAATTTCACCCCGGCCGACAGCGGCAAACCGGCGCTGTTGACCCACGATGAAGTGACCACGCTGTTCCACGAGTTCGGCCATGGCCTGCATCACTTGCTGACCCGCGTTGAGCATGCCGGTGTGTCCGGTATCAACGGCGTGGCGTGGGACGCAGTCGAGCTGCCGAGCCAGTTCATGGAAAACTGGTGCTGGGAGCCGGAAGGCCTGGCGCTGATCTCCGGTCACTACGAAACCGGCGAGCCGCTGCCGCAGGACCTGTTGGAAAAAATGCTCGCGGCGAAAAATTTCCAGTCCGGCCTGATGATGGTGCGCCAACTGGAATTCTCGCTGTTCGACTTTGAATTGCACGCCACCCACGGTGACGGTCGCAGCGTTGCCCAGGTGCTTGAAGGCGTGCGTGACGAAGTGTCGGTGATGCGTCCGCCGGCCTACAACCGCTTCCCCAACAGCTTCGCGCATATCTTCGCGGGCGGTTATGCGGCGGGTTATTACAGCTACAAATGGGCTGAAGTACTGTCCGCCGATGCCTTCTCCAAATTCGAAGAGGACGGCGTACTCAACGCCGAAACCGGTCGCGCCTTCCGCGAAGCGATTCTGGCGCGGGGCGGCTCGCAAGCACCGATGGTGCTGTTCGTCGACTTCCGTGGCCGTGAGCCTTCCATCGATGCACTGCTGCGTCACAGCGGCCTGAGCGAGGACGCGGCAGCATGA
- a CDS encoding gamma carbonic anhydrase family protein: protein MSLRKYQNHTPRLSKGAFVDSSAVVIGDVEIGEDSSVWPLTVIRGDMHRIRIGARTSVQDGCVLHITHAGPFNPDGFPLLIGDDVTIAHKVMLHGCSVGSRVLIGMGSIVMDGAVVEDDVIIGAGSLVPPGKRLQSGFLYVGSPVKQVRPLTDKENAFFTYSAANYVKLKDLHLAEGYDTL from the coding sequence GTGTCCCTACGCAAGTATCAGAATCACACCCCTCGCTTGAGCAAAGGCGCGTTTGTCGACAGCTCGGCGGTGGTGATCGGCGACGTTGAAATCGGCGAGGACAGCTCCGTCTGGCCGCTGACTGTGATCCGTGGCGACATGCACCGTATCCGCATCGGTGCGCGCACCAGCGTGCAGGACGGCTGCGTGCTGCACATTACCCACGCCGGCCCGTTCAACCCCGACGGTTTTCCATTGCTGATCGGCGATGATGTGACCATCGCGCACAAAGTCATGCTCCACGGCTGCAGCGTTGGCAGCCGCGTATTGATCGGCATGGGCAGCATCGTCATGGACGGCGCAGTGGTCGAAGACGATGTGATCATCGGCGCCGGCAGTCTGGTACCGCCGGGCAAGCGTCTGCAAAGCGGTTTTCTGTATGTCGGCAGTCCGGTGAAACAGGTGCGCCCGTTGACTGACAAGGAAAATGCGTTCTTCACTTACAGCGCGGCGAATTACGTGAAGCTCAAGGATCTGCACTTGGCCGAAGGCTACGACACACTCTGA
- a CDS encoding HAD family hydrolase, with translation MHYQTVLFDLDGTLTDPREGITRSIQFALARLGIDEPDLTRLEYFIGPPLLQAFMQFYAFDEAKAWEAVNFYRERFKVTGLYENRVFEGVTPLLETLTGQGRQLYIATSKPWEFAREIARHFDFGHHFKVIYGSELDGTRTNKVELIAHLLKEEGLDPAETLMIGDRKHDLIGARSNGLDAAAVGYGFGSFEELSAEAPAYHFETLEELHQAFLQR, from the coding sequence ATGCACTACCAGACCGTACTGTTCGACCTTGATGGCACCTTGACCGACCCGCGTGAAGGCATCACCCGCTCTATCCAGTTCGCCTTGGCCAGGCTCGGTATTGATGAGCCGGATCTGACCCGGCTCGAATATTTCATCGGCCCGCCGTTGTTGCAAGCGTTCATGCAGTTCTACGCTTTCGACGAGGCCAAGGCCTGGGAAGCGGTGAATTTCTATCGCGAGCGCTTCAAAGTGACGGGCCTATACGAAAATCGCGTTTTCGAGGGCGTTACGCCGCTGCTGGAAACCCTGACCGGACAGGGGCGGCAGCTCTATATCGCGACGTCCAAGCCGTGGGAATTTGCCCGCGAGATTGCTCGGCATTTTGATTTCGGCCATCACTTCAAAGTGATCTATGGCAGCGAGCTTGATGGTACGCGCACCAATAAAGTCGAGCTGATCGCGCATTTACTCAAGGAAGAAGGGCTGGATCCGGCTGAAACATTGATGATCGGCGACCGCAAGCATGATTTGATTGGCGCGCGCAGCAATGGGCTGGATGCGGCGGCGGTGGGTTATGGCTTTGGCAGTTTTGAAGAATTGAGCGCCGAAGCACCGGCTTATCACTTTGAGACACTGGAAGAGTTGCATCAGGCGTTTTTGCAGCGCTGA
- a CDS encoding aminopeptidase: protein MIRPFSSLGLLDRVFPILFPGVLFLLLNGCASVSYYGQLASGQLQLLRAREPVENVIADPNRDANLRTHLAQSQKARAFASQHLHLPDNQSYRLYADIGRPFVVWNVFATQEFSLTPQNHCFPIAGCVAYRGYYSQSAARGEAAIQRLQGMDVSIGGVEAYSTLGWFNDPILNSMMGWGDERLATLIFHELAHQRFYVKDDTEFNESFATFVEQEGTRQWRAFRGLPAENDSRLRQRDQFIELILDTRSRLEKLYALPLPPEQMRERKAAEFERFRRDYRAMRDSQWAGDKRYDAWVNAPLNNARLLPFGLYDQWVPAFAAVFRQVGGDWGRFYAEVERLGKLPVDERKAALKALAAA from the coding sequence TTGATCAGGCCGTTCTCAAGCCTTGGGTTACTTGATCGCGTTTTTCCGATTTTGTTTCCGGGTGTGTTGTTTTTGTTGCTCAACGGTTGCGCCAGCGTCAGCTATTACGGCCAGTTAGCCAGCGGCCAACTGCAATTGTTGCGGGCGCGCGAGCCGGTGGAGAACGTCATCGCCGACCCGAACCGCGATGCAAACTTGCGTACACACCTGGCGCAGTCCCAAAAGGCACGCGCCTTCGCCAGCCAGCATCTGCATTTGCCAGACAACCAGAGCTACCGGCTGTACGCCGACATTGGCCGGCCATTCGTCGTCTGGAATGTGTTTGCCACCCAAGAATTTTCCCTGACCCCGCAGAACCACTGTTTCCCGATCGCCGGGTGCGTGGCGTATCGCGGCTATTACAGCCAGAGTGCGGCGCGTGGCGAAGCGGCGATCCAGCGACTGCAGGGCATGGACGTGTCGATTGGCGGCGTCGAGGCGTATTCGACACTGGGCTGGTTCAACGATCCGATTCTCAATTCAATGATGGGCTGGGGCGATGAACGCCTGGCCACGCTGATCTTTCACGAACTGGCGCACCAGCGCTTTTACGTGAAGGACGACACTGAGTTCAATGAGTCCTTCGCTACGTTCGTCGAACAGGAGGGCACCCGGCAGTGGCGGGCGTTTCGCGGATTGCCAGCGGAGAATGATTCACGACTCAGGCAACGCGACCAGTTCATCGAGTTGATCCTCGATACCCGCTCCCGCCTGGAAAAGCTGTACGCGCTGCCATTGCCGCCAGAGCAGATGCGCGAACGCAAAGCGGCCGAGTTCGAACGGTTTCGTCGGGATTATCGCGCGATGAGAGACAGCCAGTGGGCCGGGGACAAACGCTATGACGCTTGGGTCAATGCGCCGCTGAACAATGCGCGGCTGTTGCCGTTCGGGCTGTATGACCAGTGGGTGCCGGCGTTTGCGGCGGTGTTCAGGCAGGTCGGCGGGGATTGGGGGAGGTTTTATGCCGAGGTTGAGAGGTTGGGGAAGTTGCCGGTTGATGAGCGCAAGGCGGCGTTGAAAGCCTTGGCCGCCGCTTGA
- a CDS encoding DUF1161 domain-containing protein, with protein MKRIGLAILCSALATSVVAAPKDCEELRKEIEIKIQAKAIPSYTLEIITAEEAKQHDSAMIVGACENGTKRIIYQKNEN; from the coding sequence ATGAAACGTATTGGCTTGGCGATCCTCTGCAGTGCACTGGCCACCTCGGTTGTTGCGGCACCCAAAGACTGTGAAGAGCTCAGAAAGGAAATCGAAATCAAGATTCAGGCGAAGGCAATCCCCTCGTACACCCTGGAAATCATCACTGCGGAAGAAGCGAAGCAGCACGACTCAGCCATGATCGTCGGGGCGTGCGAAAACGGCACCAAGCGAATCATCTATCAAAAGAACGAAAACTGA
- a CDS encoding OsmC family protein: protein MAIVKKASAHWEGDLKTGLGSISTETGVLREAPYGFKARFEGGKGTNPEELIGAAHAGCFSMAFSMILGDAGLKADSIDTNAEVTLDQVDGGFAITAVKLILKAKIPGATQQQFEELSNKAKEGCPVSKVLNAKITLEASLVS from the coding sequence ATGGCTATCGTGAAAAAGGCATCCGCGCATTGGGAAGGCGACCTGAAAACCGGTCTCGGCTCGATTTCCACGGAAACCGGCGTGCTCAGAGAAGCACCGTATGGTTTCAAGGCACGCTTTGAAGGCGGCAAGGGCACCAATCCGGAAGAACTGATCGGCGCGGCGCACGCCGGCTGCTTTTCCATGGCTTTTTCGATGATTCTCGGCGATGCGGGCCTGAAGGCGGACAGCATCGACACCAATGCCGAAGTCACGCTCGATCAGGTCGACGGCGGATTCGCGATCACCGCAGTAAAACTGATTCTCAAAGCGAAAATTCCGGGCGCGACTCAGCAGCAGTTTGAGGAGTTGAGCAACAAGGCCAAGGAAGGTTGCCCGGTATCCAAAGTGCTGAATGCGAAGATCACGCTGGAGGCTTCGCTGGTTAGCTGA
- a CDS encoding LLM class flavin-dependent oxidoreductase: MKQLSDVKFSTLDLVPVRENGSPAQSLRNSLDLAQHAEKFGYTRFWVAEHHNMDGIASSATSVLLGYLAGGTSTIRVGSGGVMLPNHAPLVIAEQFGTLESLYPGRIDLGLGRAPGSDQMTARALRRERSGSADDFPEDVAELVRYLGPRTPDQRVIAMPGTGTNVPIWLLGSSLFSAQLAGERGLPYAFASHFAPRFMHEAIRVYRNHFKPSAVLDKPYVMLGVPLVAADTDEQADYLATSVYQRILALMRGQSLVQRPPVKTMDGLWLPHEREAVGDFLGLAMVGGPQKICAKLEVLIEQTQADELIFTSDLYEHADRIHSYELLAQVMKR; this comes from the coding sequence ATGAAACAACTGTCCGACGTTAAATTTTCCACACTCGATCTGGTGCCAGTGCGCGAAAACGGCAGCCCGGCGCAATCACTGCGCAATTCGCTGGACTTGGCGCAGCATGCCGAGAAATTCGGCTACACGCGCTTCTGGGTCGCGGAACACCACAATATGGATGGCATCGCCAGCTCGGCGACTTCGGTGCTGCTCGGCTATCTGGCAGGCGGGACGTCGACCATTCGGGTCGGCTCCGGCGGCGTCATGCTGCCCAACCACGCGCCGTTGGTGATCGCCGAGCAGTTCGGCACGCTGGAAAGTCTGTATCCGGGGCGCATCGATCTTGGCCTGGGCCGCGCGCCCGGCTCCGATCAGATGACGGCACGCGCGCTGCGCCGTGAACGTTCTGGCAGTGCCGATGACTTCCCCGAAGACGTGGCCGAACTGGTGCGCTATTTGGGCCCACGCACTCCGGATCAGCGCGTGATCGCCATGCCGGGCACCGGCACCAATGTGCCGATCTGGTTGCTCGGCTCCAGCCTCTTCAGTGCGCAACTGGCCGGTGAGCGTGGTTTGCCGTACGCCTTCGCTTCGCACTTCGCACCGCGCTTCATGCACGAGGCGATTCGCGTCTATCGCAATCACTTCAAACCATCGGCAGTGCTCGACAAGCCCTATGTGATGCTCGGTGTGCCGCTGGTAGCGGCGGATACCGACGAGCAAGCCGATTATCTGGCGACGTCGGTGTACCAACGCATTCTGGCCCTGATGCGTGGGCAGAGCCTGGTGCAGCGCCCGCCGGTCAAAACCATGGACGGCTTGTGGCTGCCCCATGAGCGTGAAGCGGTCGGAGACTTCCTCGGCCTGGCAATGGTCGGCGGCCCGCAGAAGATTTGTGCCAAATTGGAGGTTTTAATCGAGCAGACCCAGGCCGATGAGCTGATTTTCACCAGTGATCTTTATGAACACGCCGATCGCATTCATTCCTACGAATTGCTCGCCCAAGTCATGAAACGATAA
- a CDS encoding DUF1161 domain-containing protein, whose translation MKKFMLAVGLLSLAGGAFAAGKPCEELKSEIAAKLDAKGVSGYSLEVVDKGAAADGNVVGTCEGGSKEIVYKRG comes from the coding sequence ATGAAGAAGTTCATGTTGGCAGTAGGTTTGTTGAGCCTTGCGGGTGGTGCGTTTGCAGCCGGCAAGCCATGTGAAGAGCTGAAAAGCGAGATCGCAGCGAAGCTGGATGCCAAAGGTGTTTCCGGTTATTCGCTGGAAGTTGTTGACAAGGGCGCAGCGGCTGACGGCAATGTCGTTGGCACCTGTGAAGGCGGCAGCAAGGAAATTGTCTACAAGCGCGGTTGA
- a CDS encoding dodecin, translating to MSEHHTYKKVELVGSSTTSIEEAINNALAEANKTLRNLEWFEVTETRGHIENGQVAHFQVTLKVGFKIAAS from the coding sequence ATGAGTGAGCATCACACGTACAAAAAAGTCGAGCTGGTCGGTTCGTCCACCACGAGCATCGAAGAAGCCATCAATAACGCATTGGCTGAAGCCAACAAAACCCTGCGTAATCTTGAATGGTTTGAAGTGACCGAAACTCGTGGCCACATCGAAAACGGCCAAGTGGCGCATTTTCAGGTGACACTGAAAGTCGGCTTCAAGATTGCCGCCAGCTGA
- a CDS encoding DUF883 family protein, with the protein MANTSLRKASLQSMEAEIESLLKSLEGLKGDASDESRKTLKALKSNAESALKHSRHLLSDAYEEVKVKTRETGIATRDYAQEHPWTTAGVAVGAIGLLAAYFLFKRGE; encoded by the coding sequence ATGGCCAACACCTCTTTACGTAAAGCCTCGTTGCAAAGCATGGAAGCCGAGATCGAGAGTCTGCTCAAGTCGCTGGAAGGCTTGAAAGGCGATGCTTCCGACGAGTCGCGCAAAACCCTCAAGGCGCTGAAAAGCAATGCTGAAAGTGCGCTGAAACATTCGCGCCACTTGCTCAGCGACGCCTATGAAGAAGTCAAAGTGAAAACCCGCGAAACCGGGATCGCTACCCGTGATTACGCGCAGGAACACCCATGGACCACGGCCGGCGTGGCTGTCGGTGCAATCGGTCTGCTGGCTGCTTACTTTTTGTTCAAACGCGGCGAGTGA
- a CDS encoding LysR family transcriptional regulator, with protein MSHDLPPLNALRAFEATARLNSVSQAAEQLHVTHGAVSRQLKTLEEHLGVSLFVKDGRGLKLTDAGARLRDASGEAFDRLRSVCAELMQSTADAPFVLGCSGSLLARWFIPRLGRLNADLPDLRLHLSAGEGDLDPRRPGLDALLLFAEPPWPADMQVYELAAERIGPVMSPLFSGYQTLRAAAAAELLAEPLLHTTSRPQAWPSWAQQNDLDTKALKLGQGFEHLYYLLEAAVAGLGVAIAPEPLVAEDLKAGRLVAPWGFCETSAQLALWLPKRAADGRARQLAQWLKNELRQTDHSPRLNKK; from the coding sequence ATGAGCCATGACCTTCCCCCGCTAAATGCCTTGCGCGCCTTCGAGGCCACCGCTCGCCTTAACAGCGTAAGTCAGGCTGCCGAACAGCTGCATGTCACTCACGGCGCGGTCAGCCGCCAGCTGAAAACACTTGAAGAACATCTCGGCGTGAGCCTGTTCGTCAAGGACGGACGCGGCTTGAAACTCACAGATGCCGGCGCGCGTCTGCGTGATGCCAGCGGTGAAGCGTTCGATCGGCTGCGCAGCGTTTGCGCCGAACTCATGCAAAGCACAGCGGATGCGCCGTTCGTGCTGGGTTGTTCGGGGAGTCTGCTGGCGCGTTGGTTTATTCCGCGCCTGGGGCGACTGAATGCCGACCTGCCGGATTTGCGTCTGCACCTGTCTGCCGGTGAAGGCGATCTCGATCCTCGCCGTCCGGGACTCGACGCGCTGTTGCTGTTCGCCGAGCCACCGTGGCCGGCCGATATGCAGGTCTACGAACTGGCGGCGGAACGTATCGGCCCAGTGATGAGCCCGTTGTTCAGCGGCTACCAGACGCTGCGCGCTGCGGCGGCAGCAGAATTGCTCGCCGAGCCCTTGTTGCACACCACTTCCCGTCCACAGGCGTGGCCGAGCTGGGCGCAGCAGAATGACCTCGACACCAAGGCGTTGAAGCTCGGGCAAGGTTTCGAGCATTTGTATTATTTGCTGGAAGCAGCGGTGGCTGGTCTCGGCGTGGCGATCGCGCCGGAGCCGCTGGTCGCGGAAGATCTGAAGGCGGGTCGCCTGGTTGCGCCGTGGGGGTTTTGTGAAACCTCGGCGCAACTGGCGTTGTGGCTACCCAAGCGCGCCGCGGATGGGCGCGCCCGGCAACTGGCGCAGTGGCTCAAGAACGAGCTGCGCCAGACTGATCACTCGCCGCGTTTGAACAAAAAGTAA